ACCAGTAGGCTCAATTCTAGCAGGAAGCAAAGAATTTATTGCTAAAGCTAGAAAGAAAAGAAAGCTACTAGGTGGTGGAATGAGACAAGTTGGAATGCTAGGAGCGGCCGGTCTAATAGCTTTAAAGGAAATGAGATTAAGACTTATTGAAGATCACGATAATGCTAAATATTTAGCAGAGGAGCTAGATAAAATTCAAGGAATTGAAGTAATTAAGGACGCTCTTGATATAAACATGGTATTTTTTAAAATTACAGATGAAAGACTGGAAGCCCAGCTTACTGAGGAAAATTTCTTCAAAAATGGAATCAAAATCAATCCTGCTGAAGGTGGGCTTATGAGATTTGTTTGTCATTATTATATTAATAAATCGGATATAGATAAGGTTTTAGGGGTAATAAATGAGATGAGAAGATATTAATAAATCATCAGGAGGTCTGTTATGAAAAGAGCTTTATTCATTTATAATCCAATGTCAGGAAATAGACTTGTTCCAAGAGAACTAGACAGAATAATTGAAAAATTTCAAGAAAACGACATTTTCTTAGATATGTATAGAATAGCTGAAGATAACAGTAAAATAATAGAAGCTATGCATAGAAAAGATATAGATATGATTATAGGTGCAGGTGGCGATGGAACTATAGGAAACGTAGCTAACTGGATGATTAAAGAAGGTATAAAGCTCCCATACGGAACTCTTGGAACTGGAACCTGCAATAATTTTACTCATAATATAGATATCCCTGAGGATATGGAAAAAGCAATTGATATAATCTGCCAAGGACATAGCTATAGTGTTGATGTAGGTATAGTAAATTCAAAACACAGCTTCTTGTCGAGCTTAGCAGGAGGGATGTTTGTTGAGGCTTCTTTTAAAACAGAGCCAGAGCTAAAACAAAAGCTAGGGCCCTTTGCATATTATTTGAAAGCCTTAAGTGAGCTTGCAAACTTAAAATCTTATCCACTAGAAATAGATACTGGCACTGATATCTACAAAGAGAATGCTTATTTAGTTATGATACTAAATGGGACCCATGTAGGAAGCTTTAAAAGAGTATTTTCTGAAAGTCAGATTGATATTTCCGATGGACTTATGGAGATGCTAGTGCTTAGAGAAGGAAATCCTATAGAAATAGCAAACATGTTCCTTATGATGATGAGAGGAGAAGACTATCTAAAAAGTGATAGTGTGCTTCTTCTAAAGTCAGATTATTTTAAAATTAGCTCGACTGAAAAAGTAAATATGAGTATAGATGGAGAAAAAGGACCTATGCTTCCTATTGAAGTAGAAGTTAGAAAAAAAGCAATTGAGGTTTTTGTACCTTACACAAAACTTTGATTTACTTAGATAAAAGTATATCATATCATTTTTATAAAAATTATTTATGTTTTTTTATTTTATGGTATGATATACTTGTGGCTAGTATAATAGTCCTAAGTCGAATAGTAAGTTGGGATGAGGAAATGTATGGAGATTATCAACAATAGATACAGAATATTAGAGACAGAATATAGCAATAGAGTATTTTCATGCCATGTTGTAAAGAATATACTCTACCCAAATGAGGCATCGTTTAGAATTTTCATTGTAAAGCCACAAATGATGTCTAAACTTGCTATGCAAAAATTCATATCTGATTTTCTAGTCTATTCTAGTATCAAGCATCCCTATATTGTAAAAGGCGTGCACGTAGATATGGTGTTCTCTATCGATAGGAAACCTGTAGAGAGGACAAATTACTATTTTGTTGTTGAGAAGTTCGACTATAAGACATCATTTTTAGATTATTCATATGCTCAAACAGATTCAGATATTTTATTAGATAAATTTATAGATATACTGAGAGTATTTGAGCTTATGATAAGAAGAGGTTTTTATTATGATTTTGCTTCAACAGAGCATATTTATCTCGATGATAATAACAATATTAAAATAAAAGATTTTTTATTAACTCGAATTGAAAATGTAATTCTTTCATCTCACGAACAAAGAGCAGATTTAAAGTATAGGGCTCCAGAGCTTTATTCTGGAGAAAATACTACTATCTTATCTGTTA
This is a stretch of genomic DNA from Acetoanaerobium sticklandii. It encodes these proteins:
- a CDS encoding YegS/Rv2252/BmrU family lipid kinase, whose product is MKRALFIYNPMSGNRLVPRELDRIIEKFQENDIFLDMYRIAEDNSKIIEAMHRKDIDMIIGAGGDGTIGNVANWMIKEGIKLPYGTLGTGTCNNFTHNIDIPEDMEKAIDIICQGHSYSVDVGIVNSKHSFLSSLAGGMFVEASFKTEPELKQKLGPFAYYLKALSELANLKSYPLEIDTGTDIYKENAYLVMILNGTHVGSFKRVFSESQIDISDGLMEMLVLREGNPIEIANMFLMMMRGEDYLKSDSVLLLKSDYFKISSTEKVNMSIDGEKGPMLPIEVEVRKKAIEVFVPYTKL